One region of Mucilaginibacter sp. 14171R-50 genomic DNA includes:
- a CDS encoding gluconokinase: MQNYFVGVDLGTGSAKAVAVNADGKTVAVAQHHYPTNNPKPGYSEQDAERIWQAFVKCVAQITAQLKAAPAAISFSSAMHSIMPVDEHGSAMADAMLWSDSRSADIALRIKASADGEDLYRHTGTAIYAMSPLCKLVWMRENTGTLFKQAHKFISVKEYVWFKLFGVFEVDYSIASATGMFDILELKWYNKALDLAGIKSAKLSAPVNTDHKRYLASTGILPGVNTNTAFIIGASDGCCANLGGNAVGPGVGALTIGTSGAVRVGGSAPVYNYRAMTFNYLLNAHTFISGGAVNNGGAAVNWLLKDFLKIDNITEEAYKTLFNRISTVRPGSDGLVFLPYLYGERAPVWDAKSSGAFININFKHQQQHFLRAALEGICFALNDVLLAVESAESRVTELVISGGFISSPTWVQLLADITGKKLVLLQSEDASAVGAIYLAMQALGMDIKQIVNNEAAHKDVIEPNAAAHALYGKIYPIYKKLYSDIRLSVHQLYDLNN, translated from the coding sequence ATGCAAAATTACTTTGTTGGTGTTGATTTAGGCACGGGTAGTGCCAAGGCGGTGGCTGTTAATGCCGATGGCAAAACAGTTGCTGTTGCGCAGCACCATTATCCTACAAACAATCCTAAACCCGGTTATAGCGAGCAGGATGCCGAACGGATATGGCAGGCCTTTGTAAAATGTGTAGCCCAGATCACCGCGCAGTTAAAAGCAGCCCCGGCCGCCATAAGCTTTAGCAGCGCTATGCATAGTATTATGCCGGTTGACGAGCATGGCAGCGCCATGGCCGACGCCATGCTATGGTCTGATTCGCGGAGCGCGGATATCGCGCTCCGGATAAAAGCATCTGCTGACGGCGAAGACTTGTACCGGCACACAGGCACCGCAATTTATGCCATGTCGCCATTGTGTAAACTGGTATGGATGCGCGAAAACACCGGTACCCTGTTTAAACAAGCGCATAAATTCATTTCGGTTAAAGAGTATGTCTGGTTTAAGCTGTTCGGTGTTTTCGAGGTGGATTATTCAATTGCTTCTGCCACGGGTATGTTTGATATACTGGAACTAAAATGGTATAACAAAGCGCTCGATTTGGCCGGTATAAAAAGTGCCAAGCTTTCCGCGCCGGTTAATACCGATCATAAGCGATACCTGGCATCTACCGGTATTTTACCCGGTGTTAACACCAACACAGCTTTTATTATAGGCGCCAGTGATGGCTGCTGTGCTAATCTTGGCGGCAATGCGGTAGGGCCGGGAGTAGGGGCGCTTACCATTGGCACCAGCGGCGCTGTAAGGGTGGGGGGCAGCGCACCGGTTTATAATTATCGCGCCATGACGTTTAACTACCTTTTAAACGCCCATACCTTTATCAGCGGCGGGGCCGTAAACAATGGCGGCGCGGCTGTAAACTGGCTTTTAAAAGATTTTCTGAAGATTGACAATATTACTGAAGAAGCATATAAAACCCTTTTTAACCGGATATCAACCGTAAGGCCCGGTAGCGATGGATTGGTATTTTTACCTTACCTGTACGGCGAGCGGGCTCCTGTCTGGGATGCCAAAAGTTCGGGCGCTTTTATAAATATTAATTTTAAACATCAACAGCAGCATTTTTTAAGGGCTGCCTTAGAGGGTATCTGTTTTGCTCTGAACGACGTGCTGCTCGCGGTTGAATCTGCGGAAAGCCGGGTAACCGAACTGGTGATCAGCGGCGGGTTTATATCATCGCCAACATGGGTACAGCTGTTGGCTGATATCACCGGCAAAAAGCTGGTGCTGCTGCAATCAGAAGATGCATCCGCCGTAGGGGCAATTTACCTGGCTATGCAGGCACTCGGGATGGATATAAAACAAATTGTAAACAACGAAGCTGCCCATAAAGATGTAATAGAACCTAATGCAGCGGCCCATGCACTTTACGGTAAAATATATCCGATATATAAAAAGCTATATAGCGATATCAGGTTATCGGTACATCAACTTTACGATCTGAATAATTAA
- a CDS encoding response regulator, whose translation MKKTLLIVDDDLSILKLLNFILSKDYEIVVKNNGIEAFSWLEDGNMPKLIISDLQMPYFDGQSFVKNVKISGFYRDIPVILLSAAHDLDEQVARMPFKVEAHIAKPFNPTTLKTAINQALKVYDEQDSN comes from the coding sequence ATGAAAAAAACTTTATTGATTGTTGATGATGATTTGAGTATTTTAAAACTACTCAATTTTATATTATCGAAAGATTACGAGATAGTAGTAAAAAACAACGGTATTGAAGCATTTAGCTGGTTGGAGGATGGTAACATGCCCAAGCTAATTATCTCTGATTTGCAGATGCCTTACTTTGACGGGCAATCGTTTGTTAAAAATGTAAAGATCAGCGGCTTTTATCGGGATATACCTGTCATCCTGCTTTCGGCGGCACATGACCTTGATGAGCAGGTAGCCAGGATGCCTTTTAAAGTTGAGGCCCATATAGCTAAGCCATTTAACCCAACAACCCTAAAAACAGCCATTAACCAGGCCCTGAAAGTTTATGACGAACAAGACAGCAACTGA
- a CDS encoding sugar transferase: MTNKTATDWNENSNSQIRIAYAGLELKDLIANDLANYFRIAFNNTLKDLEDYLGDQSILTIPDIILVEVDKDEECFALVDRLKHNFLLNGVIIVMLSTHKDKRQVQKAMQLKLHDFYSYPFSTSDLRERLNFLVKFKLIKPKLLELSKEVDITYKMPFGKRFLDLLIAGTMFICLLPVMLIVAIAIKLDSRGPILYKSKRVGTGYKVFDFYKFRSMRTDADQLLAQMAVENNQYSAQEQGSGKAAFVKIKNDPRITRLGNFLRSSSLDELPQLFNILKGDMSVVGNRPLPVYEAEMLTSNEWSMRFLGPAGLTGLWQISKRGKEDMSERERKKLDNFYAQKYSIWLDLKIIIGTVPALFQKEKV; the protein is encoded by the coding sequence ATGACGAACAAGACAGCAACTGATTGGAACGAAAACTCGAACTCCCAGATCAGGATTGCATACGCAGGCTTGGAACTGAAGGACCTGATAGCTAATGACCTGGCTAACTATTTTCGTATCGCTTTTAACAATACGCTTAAAGACCTTGAGGACTACCTGGGCGATCAGTCGATATTAACCATTCCGGACATTATTTTGGTTGAAGTTGATAAGGACGAAGAATGCTTTGCATTAGTTGACCGGTTAAAGCATAATTTTTTATTGAACGGGGTGATCATTGTAATGCTGTCAACCCATAAAGATAAGCGCCAGGTGCAAAAGGCCATGCAGCTTAAGCTTCACGATTTTTACTCGTACCCCTTCTCTACATCCGACCTTCGCGAAAGGCTTAACTTCCTGGTAAAATTTAAGCTGATAAAGCCAAAACTGTTAGAACTTTCAAAAGAAGTTGATATTACTTATAAAATGCCTTTTGGCAAGCGGTTTCTTGACCTGTTAATAGCCGGCACTATGTTTATTTGTTTGCTGCCCGTAATGCTTATTGTGGCCATCGCCATAAAGTTAGACTCGCGCGGGCCTATACTTTATAAAAGCAAACGTGTGGGGACTGGTTACAAAGTATTTGATTTTTACAAATTCAGGAGCATGCGCACCGATGCCGATCAGCTGCTGGCGCAAATGGCGGTGGAGAATAACCAGTATTCCGCGCAAGAGCAGGGCTCTGGAAAAGCTGCCTTTGTTAAAATAAAGAACGACCCGCGCATTACCAGGCTGGGTAACTTTTTGCGCAGTTCAAGCCTTGATGAGTTGCCGCAGTTGTTTAACATCCTTAAGGGTGATATGTCTGTGGTAGGTAACCGGCCACTACCCGTTTACGAGGCCGAAATGCTTACCTCGAACGAGTGGTCGATGCGCTTTCTGGGCCCGGCTGGTTTGACCGGTTTATGGCAGATAAGCAAGCGCGGCAAAGAGGATATGAGCGAAAGGGAGCGTAAAAAACTGGATAACTTTTACGCTCAAAAATACTCGATATGGCTTGATCTGAAGATAATTATTGGTACAGTGCCCGCTTTATTTCAAAAAGAGAAGGTTTAA
- a CDS encoding TolC family protein → MNSKLKIFFVLMIVVFSATAASAQQESFITDVSYPYLEKLIATAKKNYPEVKVRQAQVNAAKAALTQSKVMWLDAFTGSYIYSPRNSLNLANPTFFNGYQISISVNLGTLFSKPFATRTAKETVNIAQYQQQQYNLSIEAQVKRLYFAYLEAQADLRNRARAVVDGEIAVKQLKYTFQKGETSFHDYNESLTSLYNQNSFKVQSELATLTAKANLEEILGVKLEEVK, encoded by the coding sequence ATGAACAGTAAACTGAAGATATTTTTCGTTTTGATGATTGTGGTGTTCAGCGCTACGGCTGCAAGCGCCCAACAGGAGTCGTTTATCACCGATGTTTCGTACCCCTATCTTGAAAAACTGATAGCTACAGCGAAAAAGAACTACCCCGAAGTAAAAGTACGCCAGGCGCAGGTAAATGCCGCCAAGGCCGCGCTCACGCAATCAAAGGTAATGTGGCTTGATGCTTTCACCGGTTCGTATATTTATAGCCCGCGTAATTCATTAAACCTGGCCAACCCTACGTTTTTCAATGGTTATCAAATAAGTATTTCGGTAAATTTAGGCACATTGTTTTCAAAACCCTTTGCCACCCGAACTGCTAAGGAAACGGTTAACATTGCGCAATACCAGCAGCAACAGTACAACCTGTCGATAGAGGCGCAGGTAAAACGCCTGTATTTTGCTTACCTGGAAGCCCAGGCCGACCTGCGTAACCGCGCAAGGGCCGTTGTTGACGGCGAAATTGCGGTTAAGCAACTGAAGTACACCTTTCAAAAAGGAGAAACTTCGTTTCATGATTATAACGAGTCTTTAACGAGCTTATACAATCAAAATTCTTTCAAAGTACAAAGCGAACTGGCCACACTAACGGCGAAGGCTAATCTTGAAGAAATTTTGGGCGTTAAATTAGAAGAGGTTAAATAG
- a CDS encoding exopolysaccharide transport family protein, with translation MELGNFFKLLWKHKNLLIIIPLVTIIVSYFLVKNLADKYISSAQIATGIVDESRHLLDADPTGAAKEQSINHEFSNLIEIMKLKTLVNQVSYQLILHDLTDSVPFKPQSKLFASMNPAARKHAIEVFTNKFKTMQPLSYYNKDENGLNELLRSMKYDERSLRKDLYINRDEDSDFISVSYESGNPQLSAFVVNVLCKQFIDYYTHTVRQNETDAVNYLANLLEEKRNALNAKTNKLQQYKIKNGVINLDEQSKAIFDQIMIYNDRKQQAEKDVASYNGAIKKIDDKFDPSERKYIEASISKYNQAVINSQDQLHILTDKYVRSGFNPRLKPSIDSLSNKLAAQINQTSDKYITNPLTGKDDLVKQKLTLEVSRDLAKYSLQSINNAVNALNDKFNRLVPFDATVKTYNFDIDIASKEYLDVLNKYNQTNLQSTFSIKLRQVELATPDAAEPSKKMLLIILGGIVSFAFCVIVLFGIFFFDDTIKEPTDLVNRTHLPLVGHLNTVTGSLDLKKLWDVEHRDKMKLFKELIRSIRFEIDQELRGEKVLGLTSLANHEGKTVLAISLAYSYSMINKKVLLIDGNFINPTISNTVQPKVYVEDYFKNNPDNYETFSNTTNVMGNHGGDVTLLEVSDENFIRSRFNELKTKYDIIIIETPPLSSLNKSKEWLLFANKTIAVYEANKGISKWQKDDINYLRSMDSKFAGWILNKTDPKKERF, from the coding sequence ATGGAGTTAGGGAATTTTTTTAAACTTTTATGGAAACATAAAAACCTGCTGATCATTATTCCGCTGGTTACAATTATTGTATCGTACTTCCTGGTAAAAAATCTTGCCGATAAATACATTTCAAGCGCGCAAATAGCTACGGGTATTGTTGATGAATCGCGCCACTTATTAGATGCGGACCCTACCGGCGCAGCTAAAGAGCAGTCTATCAACCACGAGTTTAGTAACCTGATAGAAATCATGAAGCTTAAAACGCTGGTAAACCAGGTATCGTACCAGTTGATACTGCACGATCTTACCGACAGCGTTCCGTTTAAGCCGCAAAGCAAATTGTTTGCCAGCATGAACCCCGCCGCCCGCAAGCATGCTATAGAGGTTTTTACAAACAAGTTTAAAACTATGCAGCCGTTATCGTACTATAACAAAGACGAGAACGGGTTAAACGAACTGCTTAGATCAATGAAATATGACGAAAGATCGTTACGTAAAGACCTGTACATAAACCGGGATGAGGACAGCGATTTTATATCCGTAAGCTATGAATCGGGCAACCCGCAGCTATCGGCCTTTGTAGTAAACGTGCTTTGCAAGCAGTTTATTGATTATTACACACATACGGTTAGACAAAATGAAACCGACGCGGTAAACTACCTGGCCAACCTGCTGGAAGAGAAACGCAACGCCTTAAATGCCAAAACCAACAAACTGCAGCAATACAAAATAAAAAATGGGGTAATCAATCTTGATGAACAGTCGAAAGCAATTTTTGACCAGATCATGATCTACAACGACCGCAAGCAGCAGGCCGAAAAGGACGTGGCATCGTATAACGGCGCCATCAAAAAAATTGACGACAAATTTGACCCAAGCGAACGCAAATATATTGAGGCAAGCATAAGCAAATATAACCAGGCGGTAATAAACTCGCAGGACCAGCTGCATATACTTACTGATAAATATGTAAGAAGCGGATTTAACCCCAGGCTGAAACCGTCTATCGATTCGTTATCAAATAAACTTGCCGCGCAAATAAACCAAACATCTGATAAATACATTACTAACCCCTTAACCGGTAAAGATGACCTGGTAAAGCAGAAACTTACGCTTGAGGTAAGCCGCGACCTGGCTAAATACAGCCTGCAATCAATAAACAACGCTGTAAACGCGTTAAACGATAAGTTTAACCGACTGGTACCTTTTGACGCTACTGTTAAAACCTACAATTTTGATATTGACATTGCCAGTAAAGAGTATCTTGATGTATTAAACAAATACAATCAAACCAATCTGCAATCTACCTTCTCAATCAAATTGCGCCAGGTAGAGCTTGCGACACCCGATGCTGCCGAGCCTTCTAAAAAAATGCTGCTGATCATTTTAGGCGGTATAGTAAGCTTTGCGTTCTGCGTCATCGTATTATTCGGTATATTCTTTTTTGATGACACCATTAAAGAACCCACCGACCTGGTAAACCGCACACATTTGCCGTTAGTTGGGCACCTGAATACGGTAACGGGCTCGCTTGATCTTAAAAAGTTGTGGGATGTTGAGCACCGCGACAAAATGAAGTTATTTAAAGAACTTATCCGTTCAATAAGGTTTGAGATAGACCAGGAACTACGCGGCGAAAAAGTTTTAGGCTTAACCAGTTTGGCCAATCACGAGGGTAAAACGGTTTTAGCCATCAGCCTGGCCTACTCCTACTCCATGATAAACAAAAAAGTGCTGCTTATAGATGGTAACTTTATTAATCCAACCATCAGCAATACGGTGCAGCCTAAGGTTTATGTTGAGGATTACTTCAAGAACAATCCCGACAATTACGAAACGTTCAGTAACACCACTAACGTAATGGGTAATCATGGCGGCGACGTTACCCTGCTGGAGGTTAGCGACGAAAACTTTATCCGCAGCAGGTTTAACGAGCTAAAAACAAAATACGACATTATTATTATAGAAACGCCTCCCCTTTCGTCGCTTAATAAATCGAAAGAATGGCTGTTATTTGCCAATAAAACCATTGCTGTATACGAGGCTAACAAGGGCATCTCAAAATGGCAGAAAGACGATATCAACTATTTAAGAAGTATGGACAGCAAGTTTGCCGGCTGGATATTAAATAAAACCGACCCGAAAAAGGAAAGGTTTTAA
- a CDS encoding O-antigen ligase: MLNNQVQKAGFITNFFRKLISGGIPTYKMVLLLLPVALFIAVAIAVGGLVAAGGLLVVFVGIPVVLGIVAYPKFGIAVLMVVSFFLNYVSEFVPPETPTGIILDAITYLLIFGFLLKFKYDKDWSYFKNPISYLVLAWLAYNFLEVINPVSPSILAWVYTVRTVGFIMLMYFIFVYQIRSVETIRFLLKLWLVLAFLSALSGFQQENFGLFGFEKTWYYSDPLRLSFLYINGHLRKVAIFPDPVTFSYNMVVAAILCLCIMFRKIKTYKKVILGCMIPFFFLVMLYSGTRGAYVLPPAALAMLAVMNFNKRILMFVVGAGFVLGVLIFMPTSNQFIKRFQTAFRPSDDASFNVRAENQKRIQPYILSHPIGGGLGSVGIWGRRFAPNSFLAKFPPDSGYVRVAVEMGYIGLILFCILMFVILKTGINNYYLIKNPELKIYCLAMVLIIFVFNIGNYPQQALVQYPSNILFYLACALLNVTLRLDKQERETANGNKAAQLTA, encoded by the coding sequence ATGCTTAACAACCAGGTACAAAAGGCGGGCTTTATAACAAATTTCTTCCGGAAGCTTATTTCGGGCGGGATACCTACCTATAAAATGGTATTGCTGCTTTTGCCGGTGGCCCTGTTTATTGCCGTAGCGATAGCTGTGGGCGGCCTTGTGGCGGCGGGCGGCTTACTGGTGGTATTTGTAGGCATACCTGTAGTATTGGGCATTGTTGCGTACCCCAAATTTGGCATAGCGGTTTTAATGGTGGTTTCGTTCTTTCTTAACTATGTGTCGGAATTTGTACCGCCCGAAACCCCAACCGGTATCATACTTGATGCCATCACCTACCTGCTCATATTCGGCTTTTTGCTAAAGTTTAAATACGACAAAGATTGGAGTTATTTTAAAAACCCGATAAGTTATTTAGTGCTTGCCTGGCTGGCATATAATTTTCTGGAAGTAATAAACCCCGTATCGCCGTCTATACTGGCGTGGGTTTACACGGTACGTACAGTGGGCTTTATTATGCTGATGTACTTTATTTTTGTTTACCAGATACGCTCGGTTGAAACCATCAGGTTCTTATTAAAACTCTGGCTTGTATTAGCCTTTCTATCGGCATTATCGGGCTTTCAGCAAGAAAACTTTGGTTTGTTCGGTTTCGAAAAAACCTGGTACTACTCAGACCCGCTGCGTTTAAGCTTTTTATACATCAACGGGCATTTACGCAAAGTGGCCATTTTTCCTGACCCGGTTACCTTCTCGTACAATATGGTTGTTGCGGCCATATTATGCTTGTGTATCATGTTTCGCAAAATAAAAACATATAAAAAAGTGATATTGGGCTGCATGATACCCTTCTTTTTTCTGGTGATGCTGTACTCAGGCACCAGGGGGGCGTATGTACTGCCGCCTGCAGCTTTAGCAATGCTGGCTGTTATGAATTTTAATAAAAGGATATTGATGTTTGTGGTAGGGGCCGGTTTTGTTTTAGGTGTCCTGATTTTTATGCCTACATCCAACCAATTTATAAAACGTTTTCAAACAGCGTTTCGCCCGTCAGACGATGCATCATTTAACGTCAGGGCCGAAAACCAAAAACGTATACAGCCGTATATATTATCACACCCTATAGGCGGCGGCCTTGGTTCGGTTGGTATTTGGGGCCGGCGGTTCGCGCCAAACTCGTTTCTGGCAAAGTTTCCGCCCGATAGTGGTTATGTACGCGTTGCTGTAGAGATGGGTTATATAGGGCTGATATTGTTTTGTATCTTAATGTTTGTGATCTTAAAAACCGGTATCAATAATTATTATCTCATAAAAAATCCCGAACTTAAAATTTATTGCCTGGCAATGGTATTGATAATATTTGTGTTTAATATTGGCAACTATCCGCAGCAGGCGCTGGTGCAATATCCGTCGAACATATTGTTTTACCTTGCATGCGCATTATTAAACGTAACATTAAGGTTGGATAAGCAGGAACGTGAAACAGCAAACGGCAATAAAGCCGCGCAACTAACCGCCTGA
- a CDS encoding DapH/DapD/GlmU-related protein: MSLLTIVKSNPRLKKFVHWLIVQTGKSAPRLWVRWFVNPFIHKRGRGSVVRFYSRMDLFPFNNFELGAYSVIEDFSAINNGVGDVIIGHHTGVGLSNTIIGPVTIGNYVTMAQHIVLSGLNHGFEDVTLSPRLQKVVTRQITVCDDVWIGANSVITAGVTIGRHSVIGAGSVVTKDIPEYCVAVGNPAKVIKKYNFETATWDRV, translated from the coding sequence ATGTCACTACTCACCATAGTAAAATCAAATCCGCGTTTAAAAAAGTTTGTCCACTGGCTTATTGTGCAAACGGGCAAATCGGCGCCAAGGTTATGGGTTCGGTGGTTTGTAAACCCGTTTATACATAAGCGTGGCCGTGGCTCGGTGGTAAGATTTTACTCGCGTATGGATTTATTCCCCTTCAATAATTTCGAACTGGGAGCCTATAGCGTGATCGAAGATTTTTCGGCCATAAATAATGGCGTAGGCGACGTCATCATTGGCCACCATACAGGCGTTGGGTTAAGCAATACCATAATTGGGCCAGTAACCATAGGCAACTACGTTACCATGGCGCAGCATATCGTGTTATCGGGCCTTAACCACGGTTTCGAGGATGTTACTTTATCACCCCGGCTACAAAAAGTAGTTACGAGGCAAATTACCGTTTGCGACGACGTTTGGATAGGCGCTAACAGTGTTATCACTGCCGGTGTTACTATCGGCAGGCACTCGGTTATCGGCGCAGGCAGCGTTGTAACAAAGGATATACCTGAGTATTGTGTTGCGGTTGGCAACCCCGCTAAGGTTATAAAAAAATACAATTTTGAAACCGCCACCTGGGACAGGGTTTAG
- a CDS encoding lipopolysaccharide biosynthesis protein yields the protein MPFFKKIINKHTIALATNAAMPVIGMLVLSLMAHNLPKADFGNYIFFLMIFILGDLFRTGFLQTSLVKYYSGAHPERALNMAGSAWAVGFILTAIIVLLDVLLYIFYKSSNADMEATLKWFGIIYLTTLPSAISSWILQAEERFDRLLILQILNQGGFLVCILLFIWFDNISFQTAIYSYFATNLFTSLFCIVSGWAKSHTIKHRSMQSMKELANFGKYSVGTSISAYLLRGSDTFIIKLMFVPELIAVYYIPQRLMEIFEIPMRSFVSTALPELSAAQQRNDSSEVATIMKRYAGMLTVALVPVAVVAFLLAGIAIRLLFGVKYQESEAVNIFRLFMCYVMLMPVDRFFGITLDIIGKPQLNMIKVFLMLAINIIGDFVGIWLFHSLYAVAVASLFTFFSGVIFGYWALKKHLHFTIRDILTLGYSQLKDVLMHLFKKGRTENAEQL from the coding sequence ATGCCCTTTTTTAAAAAGATAATAAACAAACATACCATAGCGCTGGCTACTAACGCGGCCATGCCTGTAATAGGTATGCTGGTGTTATCATTAATGGCGCATAACCTGCCCAAAGCCGATTTTGGTAACTATATCTTTTTCCTGATGATCTTTATCCTGGGCGACCTGTTCAGGACCGGGTTCCTGCAAACCTCGCTGGTTAAATATTACTCAGGCGCACATCCCGAGCGGGCGCTCAATATGGCCGGTTCTGCCTGGGCGGTGGGGTTTATTTTAACCGCCATCATCGTACTGCTCGATGTTTTGCTCTACATCTTTTACAAAAGCAGCAATGCAGATATGGAAGCTACGCTAAAGTGGTTTGGCATTATTTACCTTACCACCCTCCCGTCGGCCATATCGTCCTGGATATTGCAGGCCGAAGAACGTTTCGACCGGCTGCTGATATTACAGATACTTAACCAGGGGGGCTTCCTGGTGTGCATTCTGCTTTTTATCTGGTTTGATAACATCAGTTTCCAAACGGCTATCTACAGCTATTTTGCAACCAATTTGTTTACCAGCTTGTTCTGTATAGTTTCGGGCTGGGCAAAATCGCACACTATAAAGCACCGCAGCATGCAGTCAATGAAAGAGCTCGCCAACTTCGGCAAGTATAGCGTGGGCACTTCCATAAGCGCTTATTTGCTGCGTGGGTCGGATACCTTTATCATCAAACTAATGTTTGTGCCAGAACTGATAGCAGTTTACTACATCCCGCAGCGGCTGATGGAAATATTTGAGATACCCATGCGCAGTTTTGTATCAACCGCCCTGCCCGAACTATCGGCCGCCCAGCAGCGTAATGATTCGTCAGAAGTAGCCACCATTATGAAAAGGTATGCGGGGATGCTTACAGTAGCCCTTGTCCCGGTGGCAGTGGTAGCTTTTTTACTGGCCGGCATCGCTATCAGGTTGTTGTTTGGCGTAAAGTACCAGGAATCTGAAGCGGTAAACATATTCCGGTTATTTATGTGTTATGTTATGCTGATGCCGGTAGACAGGTTTTTTGGTATAACGCTGGATATTATAGGCAAGCCGCAGCTAAACATGATCAAGGTATTTTTAATGCTGGCCATCAATATCATTGGCGATTTTGTAGGTATCTGGCTATTTCACAGCCTGTATGCCGTAGCGGTCGCATCGTTGTTTACATTTTTTTCGGGTGTTATATTCGGTTATTGGGCGCTAAAAAAACACCTGCATTTTACCATAAGGGATATACTTACTTTAGGATACAGCCAATTAAAAGACGTGCTCATGCACCTATTTAAAAAAGGACGGACCGAAAACGCTGAACAGTTATAA